A region of Lycium barbarum isolate Lr01 chromosome 1, ASM1917538v2, whole genome shotgun sequence DNA encodes the following proteins:
- the LOC132645801 gene encoding acid phosphatase 1-like translates to MRSFTFFFFFSTIVALALASTSDHVEAISQVVEIHRLRPQTGTAGYHVPQLDCLSWRLGVETNNLQDWKLVPSACENYVGHYMLGKQYRHDCEAVADAAIEYAKGLKLGGDGKDVWVFDIDETTLSNLPYYAGSDVAFGAIAFNSTRFNAWVMEGKAPAIPATLRLYKVVLSLGIKPVILTGTPEFTRQARITNLMKAGYTSWLKLILKGENDSPKSVVYKSSKRTELVKAGYRIVGNIGDQWTDLIGENAGSRTFKVPDPMYYIG, encoded by the exons ATGAGGTCTTTcacctttttcttctttttttcaactATAGTAGCCTTGGCATTAGCCTCTACTTCCGATCACGTAGAGGCCATAAGCCAAGTGGTAGAAATTCATCGTCTAAGGCCACAGACTGGTACTGCTGGTTATCACGTCCCACAATTAGACTGTCTTAGTTGGCGACTAGGGGTTGAGACTAACAACCTCCAAGATTGGAAATTGGTGCCAAGTGCTTGTGAAAACTATGTAGGTCACTACATGTTGGGCAAACAATATCGACATGACTGCGAGGCTGTGGCGGATGCCGCTATTGAGTATGCCAAAGGCCTCAAACTTGGTGGAGATGGAAAGGATGTCTGGGTATTTGATATTGACGAGACCACTCTCTCCAATCTTCCTTATTATGCTGGATCCGACGTTGCCTTTGG GGCAATAGCGTTTAACAGTACGAGGTTTAATGCGTGGGTAATGGAGGGAAAAGCACCAGCAATTCCAGCAACACTTCGTTTATACAAGGTGGTGTTGTCTCTTGGGATCAAGCCCGTTATCCTAACAGGAACTCCTGAGTTTACCAGACAAGCAAGAATTACCAATCTAATGAAAGCCGGTTACACTTCTTGGTTAAAGCTCATATTAAA GGGAGAAAATGATTCACCAAAATCAGTGGTGTACAAATCGAGCAAGAGGACGGAGCTGGTGAAAGCTGGATATAGAATTGTTGGTAACATTGGAGATCAATGGACTGATTTGATCGGAGAAAACGCGGGGTCTCGTACTTTCAAAGTCCCTGATCCTATGTACTACATTGGTTAA
- the LOC132645810 gene encoding acid phosphatase 1-like gives MRSFAFLFLFSTMVAVALASTSDNVEAISQVVEIHRLRPQTGTAGHRVPQLDCLSWRLAVETNNLQNWKLVPSACENYVGHYMLGKQYRHDCEFVAKTAIEYAKGLKLSGDGKDVWVFDIDETTLSNMPYYARSDVAFGAIPYNNTKFNAWVAEGKAPSIPSILRVYKTVLSLGIKPVFITGTRENFRNVRIANLKKVGYSNWIKLVLKGENDTGSAVEFKSSKRTELVKAGYRIVGNIGDQWTDLIGENVGARTFKVPDPMYYIS, from the exons ATGAGGTCTTTcgcttttcttttccttttctcaaCTATGGTAGCCGTGGCATTGGCCTCTACGTCCGATAACGTAGAGGCCATAAGCCAAGTGGTAGAAATTCACCGTCTAAGGCCACAGACCGGTACCGCTGGTCATCGCGTCCCACAGTTAGACTGCCTAAGCTGGCGTCTAGCTGTGGAGACTAACAACCTTCAGAACTGGAAATTGGTGCCAAGTGCTTGTGAGAACTATGTTGGTCACTACATGCTGGGCAAACAATATCGACATGACTGTGAGTTTGTAGCCAAGACCGCTATTGAGTACGCCAAAGGCCTTAAACTTAGCGGAGATGGAAAGGACGTTTGGGTATTTGATATTGATGAGACCACTCTCTCCAATATGCCTTATTACGCTCGATCTGATGTTGCTTTTGG gGCTATACCGTACAATAATACAAAATTTAATGCGTGGGTCGCTGAGGGAAAAGCACCTTCCATTCCATCGATACTCCGTGTATACAAGACGGTATTGTCTCTGGGGATCAAGCCCGTTTTCATTACTGGGACTCGAGAGAATTTCAGAAATGTACGAATTGCCAACCTCAAGAAAGTTGGTTACAGTAACTGGATAAAGCTCGTACTAAA GGGAGAAAATGATACGGGATCAGCAGTGGAGTTTAAATCGAGCAAAAGAACAGAGTTGGTGAAGGCTGGATATAGAATAGTTGGAAACATTGGAGACCAATGGACTGATCTTATCGGAGAGAACGTTGGTGCTCGTACTTTCAAAGTTCCTGACCCTATGTACTACATTAGTTGA
- the LOC132619554 gene encoding profilin-1-like, translating into MSWQTYVDDHLMCEVEGHHLAAAAILGFDGSVWAQSPAFPQFKPEEIANIMKDFDEPGFLAPTGLFLGGTKYMVIQGEPGAVIRGKKGSGGITIKKTNQALIFGIYEEPVTPGQCNMVVEKIGDYLFDQGY; encoded by the exons ATGTCGTGGCAAACCTACGTGGATGATCACTTGATGTGCGAAGTTGAAGGCCACCACCTCGCCGCCGCGGCTATTCTCGGTTTTGATGGCAGCGTTTGGGCTCAAAGCCCCGCCTTCCCTCAG TTTAAACCAGAGGAAATTGCTAATATCATGAAAGATTTTGATGAACCTGGATTTCTTGCTCCCACTGGGCTATTCCTTGGTGGGACAAAGTACATGGTCATCCAAGGAGAACCTGGTGCTGTCATCCGTGGCAAAAAG GGATCTGGTGGGATAACCATCAAGAAAACAAACCAAGCTCTGATTTTTGGGATCTATGAAGAACCAGTGACTCCAGGACAGTGTAACATGGTTGTTGAGAAAATTGGAGACTACCTCTTTGACCAGGGTTATTGA
- the LOC132619629 gene encoding protein OXIDATIVE STRESS 3-like has translation MGDSKIQLFQDQWFQCGSNMKNKDHSSWMINEGNNSPSSSSIGESTISNASCSSSLETMDDASSPASCTSSSDGALCDLSTLMAQLPIKRGLSEYYEGKSESFTSLATVKSVEDLPKKETPHSRNMKSYKSSYKSYTLPKPIIFKKASRTSFLSSCYNRKSNSSISRSRLPLIPVQRS, from the exons ATGGGTGATAGCAAGATTCAGTTGTTTCAAGATCAATGGTTTCAATGTGGTAGTAATATGAAGAATAAAGATCATTCTTCGTGGATGATTAATGAAGGCAATAATAGCCCTTCTTCTTCATCCATTGGAGAATCAACGATATCGAATGCATCTTGTTCTTCTTCACTAGAAACAATGGATGATGCATCCTCACCTGCTTCATGTACTTCGTCTTCTGATGGGGCTTTGTGTGATTTATCAACCCTTATGGCCCAATTGCCCATCAA GAGAGGGCTTTCAGAGTATTATGAGGGCAAATCGGAGTCATTTACATCTTTGGCAACCGTGAAAAGTGTAGAAGATCTTCCAAAGAAAGAAACTCCTCATAGTAGGAACATGAAGTCTTACAAGAGTTCTTACAAGTCATACACTCTTCCTAAGCCAATCATCTTCAAGAAAGCTTCGAGGACTTCATTTTTATCATCATGTTATAATAGAAAGTCAAATTCTTCTATCAGCCGGAGCAGACTCCCTCTAATTCCTGTACAAAGAAGTTAA